One window of Aggregicoccus sp. 17bor-14 genomic DNA carries:
- a CDS encoding NaeI family type II restriction endonuclease produces MANRDLELEAVEKALLGENASVTQNAIGWVLRDTIDQLLDGQHTGRYRWEQLFKTEKTHAGTMVEINLQRAMQFVDGDVLDFKIAGVEVDCKFSQSIFGWMIPPEAVGHLCMVVWASDAEAKWSLGLVRASPTLLSDSQNRDGKRTLSRAGQTAVKWLFDHAPLPPNVYLGLREEQVKDILNPAISGQKRVNKLFIHAQRRIVGRGAVATAAQQDDFLKRVRENGGAREKLRPLGIVIFGHEHEALTRGLGLPTPHKGEFVSARLVLAERGAQGAVEIGQKWWRLAAEHDPQKVDAPLLPRADRHT; encoded by the coding sequence ATGGCTAATCGCGACCTAGAGCTAGAGGCGGTTGAAAAGGCGCTCCTCGGGGAGAACGCTAGCGTCACCCAAAATGCTATTGGGTGGGTCCTGCGCGACACCATCGACCAGCTTCTCGATGGTCAGCACACGGGCCGATACCGTTGGGAGCAGCTATTTAAAACCGAGAAGACCCACGCTGGCACCATGGTAGAGATTAACCTGCAGCGGGCGATGCAATTCGTTGACGGAGATGTGCTCGATTTCAAAATTGCCGGCGTCGAGGTTGACTGTAAGTTCTCGCAGTCAATCTTTGGATGGATGATTCCCCCGGAAGCTGTTGGCCACTTGTGCATGGTCGTGTGGGCAAGCGACGCGGAAGCTAAGTGGTCGCTCGGGTTGGTCCGTGCGTCGCCAACGCTCCTATCCGACAGCCAGAACCGCGACGGCAAGAGGACGCTCTCTCGAGCCGGTCAGACAGCGGTTAAGTGGCTATTCGACCACGCCCCCCTTCCGCCGAATGTCTATCTCGGACTACGGGAGGAGCAGGTGAAGGATATTTTGAATCCTGCAATTTCCGGCCAGAAACGCGTCAATAAACTTTTCATTCACGCGCAGCGGCGAATTGTTGGGAGGGGGGCCGTCGCGACCGCGGCGCAGCAGGATGACTTTCTCAAACGCGTTCGTGAGAACGGCGGTGCCCGGGAGAAGTTACGTCCACTGGGTATCGTGATATTTGGTCACGAGCACGAGGCGTTGACCAGGGGCCTAGGCCTTCCAACTCCGCACAAAGGAGAATTCGTGTCAGCTCGACTCGTCCTCGCAGAGCGTGGGGCTCAGGGTGCGGTGGAAATCGGCCAAAAGTGGTGGCGTCTTGCCGCCGAGCACGATCCACAAAAGGTGGACGCTCCACTACTTCCCCGCGCCGACAGACATACTTAA
- a CDS encoding DNA mismatch endonuclease Vsr — MDLLSKEARSENMRRIRSRDTRPELLVRRALHRLGFRFRLSEQRLPGRPDIVLPRWQTVVFVHGCYWHQHSRCVDGHVPKTKRGYWVPKLERNVERDKENRHALRQLGYKVFVVWECEALRPTTLAARLGVISERIRGGAA; from the coding sequence ATGGACTTGCTCTCGAAAGAGGCTCGTAGCGAAAACATGCGGAGGATCCGGTCTCGCGATACGAGACCGGAACTGCTCGTGCGGCGCGCACTTCACCGCCTGGGCTTCCGATTCAGGCTTAGTGAGCAGAGGCTTCCTGGCCGTCCTGACATCGTTCTTCCGCGCTGGCAGACGGTCGTATTCGTCCACGGCTGCTACTGGCATCAGCACAGTCGTTGCGTCGATGGGCACGTGCCAAAGACGAAGCGAGGGTATTGGGTACCGAAGCTTGAGCGGAACGTTGAACGCGACAAAGAGAACCGCCACGCACTCCGCCAACTTGGGTACAAGGTTTTCGTAGTTTGGGAGTGTGAAGCTCTCCGTCCAACTACACTTGCTGCTCGCTTAGGTGTAATCAGCGAGAGAATCCGCGGCGGAGCCGCTTAA